TCATTTAAATCAGATGTTGCAAACCTTCCACCATCAAGCTGTACCATCGGACGCAGCTCTGGTGGTATAACTGGAAGAACGTCTAAAATCATCCAGTCAGGGTCGTTTCCTGATGCTTTAAAAGCTTCTAATACCTCTAGGCGTTTAGTCACTTTATTCTTACGTTGCCCCTGGGCTGTCTTTAATTCTTCCTTTAGCTGTTCGCTCTCTTTTTCTATATCGATATCCTGCAACAGCTTTTTGATTGCTTCAGCACCCATAGCTGCTTTGAAGCTATCTCCAAACTTGTCACGATAATTGCGAAACTCTTTCTCTGTTAAAAGCTGCTTTCTGTCTAAGGTCGTTTCGCCAGCATCTGTTACCACATAAGCCGCAAAGTAGATAATCTCTTCTAGAGCCCTAGGGGACATGTCTAGAACAAGACCCATTCGACTTGGAATACCCTTAAAATACCATATATGTGATACTGGCGCAGCTAATTCAATATGCCCCATGCGTTCTCTACGAACTTTTGCTTTAGTTACTTCAACACCACAGCGATCACAAACTACTCCTTTATAACGAACGCGCTTGTACTTACCACAGTGGCACTCCCAATCTCTTGTTGGTCCGAAGATCTTCTCACAGAACAAACCCTCTTTTTCAGGCTTTAAAGTTCGGTAGTTAATTGTTTCTGGTTTTTTAACTTCGCCAAAAGACCATGAACGAATCTTGTTCGGTGATGCTAGACCAATTTTCATTGCTTCAAAATTATTGACATCCAACAAGGGTCATTCCCCCTATGTTAATCTATTTTTTCATCCTTCTCTGGGACTTCAATGTTCAAGTTTAACTTTTCTGAAGATTCCTCTTCTTCGTCATCGGCTTCACGCATAACGATTTCTTCTTCGTTTTCGGATAATATTTTGACGTCCATACCTAAGCTTTGAAGCTCTTTAATTAATACCTTAAAGGACTCTGGTACGCCTGGTTCTGGAACATTCTCACCTTTTACAATGGCTTCATAGGTCTTAACACGTCCGATTACATCATCCGATTTAACTGTCAATATCTCTTGTAGTGTATATGATGCACCATAGGCTTCTAAGGCCCATACCTCCATCTCTCCAAAACGCTGTCCACCAAATTGAGCTTTACCACCAAGTGGTTGCTGCGTTACTAATGAGTATGGTCCTGTAGAACGAGCGTGGATTTTGTCGTCAACCATGTGAGCAAGCTTCAACATATACATTACACCAACTGTGACGCGACTCTCAAACATCTCGCCTGTACGTCCATCAAATAGCTCAGTCTTACCATCTCTGGATAATCCAGCCTCTTCTAAGGCATCAAACACGTCATTCTCTGTAGCACCATCAAATACTGGTGTTGCCGTATATAATCCCATTGCTCTAGCTGCCATTCCAAGATGTGTCTCTAAAACCTGCCCGATGTTCATACGCGATGGTACCCCTAATGGGTTAAGAACTATTTCTACTGGTGTACCGTCTGGTAAAAACGGCATATCCTCTTCTGGCATAACCCTAGCAATTACACCTTTGTTACCGTGACGACCAGCCATTTTGTCACCAACTGAGATTTTACGCTTTTGTGCTATATAAACACGTACAAGCTGGTTAACTCCTGGTGGTAACTCATCACCGTTCTCACGAGTAAAGACCTTAACATCTACCACTATACCCTCTTCACCATGTGGTACTCGTAGTGATGTATCCCTGACTTCCCTTGCTTTCTCTCCGAAGATAGCGTGTAATAAGCGTTCCTCTGCCGTTAATTCTGTTACCCCCTTAGGTGTAACTTTACCGACAAGAATGTCTCCCGGCTTAATCTCAGCACCAATTCGAATAATTCCCTCTTCGTCAAGGTTCTTCAGTGCATCTTCACTTACGTTTGGAATGTCTCTAGTGATTTCCTCAGGACCTAGCTTCGTGTCCCTTGCCTCAGATTCATATTCTTCTATGTGTATAGAGGTATAGACATCTTCTTTCACTAGTCTCTCAGATAGTAGTATTGCGTCCTCGTAGTTATAACCTTCCCATGTCATAAAGGCAACTACTACGTTTCGACCAAGGGCTAATTCTCCTTGATCTGTAGCAGGACCATCAGCAATAATATCTCCAGGCTCGACACGCTCTCCTATCTTGCAAATCGGGCGCTGGTTAATGCAGGTTCCTTGATTAGAACGAACAAACTTCTGAAGCTTATAGACCTCTAAGTCTCCTTTTACTTCTTTGCCGTCTACATCAAGCAGCTTTCGTATACGGATTTCTTCTGCTGAAACATATTCAATAATTCCTTTATTTCTAATAGTTGTTACAACCCCAGAATCCTTGGCTGCTTTATGCTCCATACCTGTTCCTACTCGTGGCGCATCCGTAACTAATAACGGAACGGCCTGACGTTGCATGTTTGATCCCATTAAGGCACGGTTGGCATCGTCATTCTCTAAGAACGGAATTAACGCCGTTGCTACAGATACAACCTGTTTTGGAGAAACATCCATATAGTCAATTTTATCCCTAGCAACTGGTTGGATTTCTTCACGATAGCGGCAGATAACCTGATCATTTACAAAGGCACCATCGTCCGCTAGCTCAGCATTTGCCTGAGCAACAACAAAGTTATCTTCTTCATCCGCTGTCAGGTAGTCGATTTTCGCGCTAACCCGATTTGTTTCTTGATCTACCTTACGGTAAGGTGTTTCAATAAACCCGTATTCGTTAATACGTGCATAGGACGATAGTGAATTAATTAGTCCGATATTTGGACCCTCAGGTGTTTCAATTGGACACATTCTACCATAATGGGAATGATGAACGTCACGTACTTCAAAGCCCGCGCGTTCCCTTGTAAGTCCACCTGGCCCCAAGGCAGATAAACGACGCTTATGGGTTAATTCTGCTAATGGATTTGTTTGATCCATAAATTGTGATAGCTGACTGCTTCCAAAGAATTCTTTGATTGACGCTATCACTGGTCGTATGTTGATTAAAGCCTGTGGTGTAATAGCGTTAACGTCCTGAATAGACATACGCTCCCTAACAACACGCTCCATACGTGACAGACCAATTCTAAATTGATTCTGTAGTAATTCACCAACAGTACGAAGTCTTCTATTACCTAAGTGGTCAATATCATCTACATGACCGACACCCTGTAATAGATTTATAAAGTAGTTAATAGATGCAATAATGTCCGCGCCAGTTATGTTTTTGACTTTTTTGTCAACGTCACCATTACTAAGTACTTGAATCATACCGCCATCTTCTAGAGGTGAGAATACCTTCAGAGCATGCATTTGTACTTCTTCATCCTCTAGCACCCCACCGTTAGCAACGGCTACAGTGTTTAGTACGCCCTCTTCAATATGCTTAATAAGTCTATTAAGTAATCTTCTATCAATCATATCGCCAGCTTCTGCAATAATTTCACCAGTCTCTTTGTTAACTATTGTCTCTGCTAGTTTTTGATTGAGTATACGATTTTTAATATGAAGCTTTTTATTAATTTTGTATCTTCCTACGTTAGCTAAATCATAACGCTTAGGGTCTAAGAAACGTGAATATAAAAGACTCTTTGCATTATCAACAGTAGGAGGCTCTCCTGGACGCAAGCGTTCATAAATTTCAATTAATGCTTTCTCCGTATTCTCCGTGCTATCTTTCTCAAGGGTATTTCTTATAAACTGGTTGTCTCCAAACAATTCGACAATAGCATCGTCATGCCCAAAACCTAAAGCACGTAAAAGAACCGTAACTGGTAGCTTTCTCGTGCGATCGATACGAACATAAATAATGTCTTTTGCATCGATTTCTAGTTCAAGCCACGCCCCACGATTTGGGATTACGGTTGCAGTATATGTTTCTTTTCCTGTCTTGTCGTTCTTCAAGCTAAAGTACACACTCGGGGATCGAACGAGCTGACTGACTATTACACGCTCAGCTCCATTAATAACAAAAGTTCCAGTATCAGTCATCAATGGAAAATCACCCATAAAGACTTCTTGCTCCTTAACTTCTCCTGTTTCCTTGTTAATGAGTCGAACTTTCACTCGTAGCGGAGCCGCATATGTAGCGTCACGTTCCTTCGATTCATCTACTGAGTATTTAGGCTCTCCAAGTTGATAGTCAATAAATTCTAAGACTAGATTTCCTGTGAAATCCTGTATCGGAGAAATATCTTCAAACATTTCCCGCAGTCCAGATTCTAAAAACCATCGATAGGATGCCTGTTGAATTTCAATGAGGTTTGGTAATTCTAAGACCTCTTTAATGCTTGCATAGCTTCTTCGTTGACGTTTTCCGTAAGTAACTAAGTTGCCCGCCAATGACTTTCACCCCTCATGCCCGTTTTCGTGCAAACAAAATATAAAAAAAATGGATAAAACCATTTTTCACAAAAAAACTGATTATTATACATTAAAACATAATAACACAAGCACTTTTTTGTGTCAACGCATAACTTCAATTTGTCAACTGTTATCAGCCTTGATAATGTGGTATCCGCTCTTCTTATTAACGATTTTTACACTCTTATACAAGTTTTCTAACTTTTTTATCGCAGATTCAGCGCCATGTTTTTTGTGCATAACTACCCACAGTGAGCCACTGTGCCCAAGATATTTAGTTGTTTCATCAAACAATTGATATATCTTTGCCTTTCCTGCTCTGATAGGCGGATTTGTTATGATA
This Desulfuribacillus alkaliarsenatis DNA region includes the following protein-coding sequences:
- the rpoB gene encoding DNA-directed RNA polymerase subunit beta: MAGNLVTYGKRQRRSYASIKEVLELPNLIEIQQASYRWFLESGLREMFEDISPIQDFTGNLVLEFIDYQLGEPKYSVDESKERDATYAAPLRVKVRLINKETGEVKEQEVFMGDFPLMTDTGTFVINGAERVIVSQLVRSPSVYFSLKNDKTGKETYTATVIPNRGAWLELEIDAKDIIYVRIDRTRKLPVTVLLRALGFGHDDAIVELFGDNQFIRNTLEKDSTENTEKALIEIYERLRPGEPPTVDNAKSLLYSRFLDPKRYDLANVGRYKINKKLHIKNRILNQKLAETIVNKETGEIIAEAGDMIDRRLLNRLIKHIEEGVLNTVAVANGGVLEDEEVQMHALKVFSPLEDGGMIQVLSNGDVDKKVKNITGADIIASINYFINLLQGVGHVDDIDHLGNRRLRTVGELLQNQFRIGLSRMERVVRERMSIQDVNAITPQALINIRPVIASIKEFFGSSQLSQFMDQTNPLAELTHKRRLSALGPGGLTRERAGFEVRDVHHSHYGRMCPIETPEGPNIGLINSLSSYARINEYGFIETPYRKVDQETNRVSAKIDYLTADEEDNFVVAQANAELADDGAFVNDQVICRYREEIQPVARDKIDYMDVSPKQVVSVATALIPFLENDDANRALMGSNMQRQAVPLLVTDAPRVGTGMEHKAAKDSGVVTTIRNKGIIEYVSAEEIRIRKLLDVDGKEVKGDLEVYKLQKFVRSNQGTCINQRPICKIGERVEPGDIIADGPATDQGELALGRNVVVAFMTWEGYNYEDAILLSERLVKEDVYTSIHIEEYESEARDTKLGPEEITRDIPNVSEDALKNLDEEGIIRIGAEIKPGDILVGKVTPKGVTELTAEERLLHAIFGEKAREVRDTSLRVPHGEEGIVVDVKVFTRENGDELPPGVNQLVRVYIAQKRKISVGDKMAGRHGNKGVIARVMPEEDMPFLPDGTPVEIVLNPLGVPSRMNIGQVLETHLGMAARAMGLYTATPVFDGATENDVFDALEEAGLSRDGKTELFDGRTGEMFESRVTVGVMYMLKLAHMVDDKIHARSTGPYSLVTQQPLGGKAQFGGQRFGEMEVWALEAYGASYTLQEILTVKSDDVIGRVKTYEAIVKGENVPEPGVPESFKVLIKELQSLGMDVKILSENEEEIVMREADDEEEESSEKLNLNIEVPEKDEKID